One region of Oxalobacteraceae bacterium OTU3CAMAD1 genomic DNA includes:
- a CDS encoding PHA-depolymerase-like protein, giving the protein MRIFCLALLLFAAAQAMGPARAQAPTHLVALPYMKAEQVTVSGLSAGAYMAVQFQVAFSRTVKGAGIIAAGPYFCARGNVLTATTVCSCTNDVFPCQVAPHATRVRELIAVTDWYAALQAIDPTSAMAGHRIWMLSGTADTVVPQVVVNDLQSFYRHYVAANRISYKRDLPVQHAMPTDNFGNACAKLASPFINNCGFDAAGELLKWIYGPLAARNTARPAGRFVVFNQAEFLAQPRLHGMAESGYLYVPPACDNAGNNGCRLHVVFHGCLQDLEEIGTTFVERAGYNAWADSNKLMILYPQAASIGQYTNPNACWDWFAYDDLRYPQKGGRQMTAVKRMVDRLTGVPSAMTPTAPPAPPAKCRLGKCT; this is encoded by the coding sequence ATGCGTATTTTCTGCTTGGCACTGCTGCTGTTTGCCGCCGCCCAGGCCATGGGTCCGGCACGGGCGCAGGCGCCAACGCATTTGGTCGCGTTGCCGTACATGAAGGCGGAACAGGTCACGGTCTCGGGCTTGTCCGCCGGCGCCTACATGGCGGTGCAGTTCCAGGTGGCGTTTTCCCGGACGGTCAAAGGCGCCGGCATCATCGCCGCCGGGCCGTACTTCTGCGCACGCGGCAATGTGCTCACCGCCACCACCGTCTGCAGCTGCACGAACGACGTGTTCCCCTGCCAAGTTGCCCCGCACGCCACCCGCGTGCGCGAGCTGATCGCGGTCACCGACTGGTATGCCGCCTTGCAAGCGATCGATCCGACCAGCGCCATGGCCGGCCACCGGATCTGGATGTTGTCGGGCACCGCCGATACCGTCGTGCCCCAGGTGGTCGTCAACGACCTGCAAAGCTTCTACCGGCACTATGTCGCGGCGAATCGCATTTCCTACAAACGCGATTTGCCGGTTCAGCACGCCATGCCGACGGACAACTTCGGCAACGCCTGCGCCAAGCTGGCCTCCCCCTTCATCAACAATTGCGGCTTTGATGCGGCGGGGGAATTGCTGAAATGGATCTACGGACCGCTGGCGGCGCGCAACACCGCCCGCCCGGCGGGCCGCTTCGTCGTGTTCAACCAGGCGGAATTTCTGGCGCAGCCACGCTTGCACGGCATGGCCGAGAGCGGGTATCTGTATGTGCCGCCGGCCTGCGACAACGCCGGCAACAACGGCTGCCGGCTGCACGTGGTGTTCCACGGCTGCCTGCAGGACCTGGAGGAGATCGGCACCACCTTCGTCGAACGGGCCGGCTATAACGCCTGGGCCGACAGCAACAAGCTGATGATCCTGTATCCGCAGGCGGCGTCGATCGGGCAGTACACGAACCCCAACGCCTGCTGGGATTGGTTTGCCTACGACGACCTGCGCTATCCGCAGAAGGGCGGCCGCCAGATGACGGCCGTCAAGCGCATGGTCGACCGGCTCACCGGCGTGCCGTCGGCCATGACCCCGACGGCGCCGCCGGCGCCACCCGCTAAATGCCGCCTAGGCAAATGTACTTAA
- a CDS encoding DUF1428 domain-containing protein: protein MAYVDGFVIPVPKENIEAYKKMSLACGAVWKEYGALEFRETIGDDVPPGKVTSFPMSVDLKENEVVAFSWIVYESRAKRDEINEKVMKDPRLADFMDPKSMPFDGKRMIYGGFEMIVDL, encoded by the coding sequence ATGGCATATGTCGATGGATTTGTGATTCCAGTACCCAAAGAGAACATCGAAGCGTACAAAAAAATGTCGTTGGCCTGCGGCGCGGTCTGGAAGGAATATGGCGCGCTGGAGTTCCGCGAAACCATCGGGGACGACGTACCGCCCGGCAAGGTCACCTCATTCCCGATGAGCGTGGACCTTAAGGAAAACGAAGTGGTGGCGTTTTCCTGGATAGTCTACGAATCGCGCGCCAAGCGCGACGAAATCAACGAGAAAGTCATGAAAGACCCGCGCCTGGCCGACTTCATGGACCCCAAGAGCATGCCCTTCGACGGCAAGCGCATGATCTACGGCGGTTTCGAGATGATCGTCGACCTTTAA
- a CDS encoding rhodanese-like domain-containing protein, producing the protein MPAKSLVSAIPAAPSAAALAHFEASFSYETDCWDVHDALAGGKQDFVLLDVRGTEKYAAGHVPGALDLAHRKIIGSKIAEFPDDTLFVVYCAGPHCNGAARAAVRLAQLGRPVKLMAGGITGWLDEGFALANAPAGEPHED; encoded by the coding sequence ATGCCCGCGAAATCCCTCGTCAGCGCCATCCCGGCCGCTCCCAGCGCCGCCGCCCTGGCCCACTTCGAAGCCAGCTTCAGCTACGAAACGGATTGCTGGGACGTGCACGACGCGCTCGCCGGCGGCAAGCAGGATTTCGTGTTGCTGGATGTGCGCGGCACGGAGAAGTACGCCGCCGGCCACGTGCCCGGCGCGCTGGATCTGGCGCACCGCAAGATCATCGGCTCGAAGATCGCCGAATTCCCGGATGACACGCTGTTTGTCGTCTACTGCGCAGGCCCGCACTGCAATGGCGCCGCGCGCGCCGCCGTGCGGCTGGCGCAACTGGGGCGGCCCGTCAAACTGATGGCGGGCGGCATCACCGGCTGGCTCGACGAAGGCTTCGCCCTCGCTAACGCCCCGGCCGGCGAGCCGCACGAAGACTGA
- a CDS encoding glutathione peroxidase, whose protein sequence is MSKTIAQLCVVSSLTLLAGASAFAQAPAVAAGTAPAATAAPANCPAILKQTFKRLQDEAPQDLCQYSGKVILVVNTASYCGFTNQYEGLEAMYAKYGGKGLVVLGFPSNDFGQQEPGNSKEIADFCYNTYGVKFPMFSKSVVSGKEPNPLFANLIKATGKAPAWNFHKYLIDRNGKVVDNFGSKVKPDDKQLVGAVEKALAM, encoded by the coding sequence ATGTCCAAGACAATTGCCCAGTTGTGCGTAGTTTCCTCGCTGACCTTGTTGGCGGGCGCTTCGGCGTTCGCGCAAGCCCCCGCCGTCGCGGCCGGGACGGCGCCAGCAGCGACGGCCGCGCCGGCCAATTGCCCGGCCATCCTCAAGCAAACGTTCAAGCGTCTGCAGGACGAAGCGCCGCAGGACTTGTGCCAGTATTCGGGCAAGGTGATTCTGGTGGTTAATACCGCGTCGTACTGCGGCTTCACCAACCAGTACGAGGGGCTGGAGGCCATGTACGCCAAATACGGAGGCAAGGGCTTGGTGGTGCTGGGCTTCCCGTCCAACGACTTCGGCCAGCAGGAGCCGGGCAACAGCAAGGAAATCGCCGATTTCTGCTACAACACCTATGGCGTCAAGTTCCCGATGTTCTCCAAGTCGGTGGTGTCGGGCAAGGAGCCGAATCCGCTCTTCGCCAACCTGATCAAGGCGACCGGGAAGGCGCCGGCCTGGAACTTCCACAAATACCTGATCGACCGCAACGGCAAGGTTGTGGATAACTTCGGCAGCAAAGTGAAACCGGACGACAAGCAGTTGGTCGGCGCGGTCGAAAAAGCGCTGGCGATGTAA
- the ftrA gene encoding transcriptional regulator FtrA, producing the protein MKKHLVVALAYDRLCTFEFGCTVELFALERPELDVDWYDFAVCAVEPGPIRAAGGITVQAPYAPELLALADTIVIPGWRDADEAPPPALLELIRAAHRRGARLCSICSGVFVLAAAGVLDGQRATTHWRYADKLAKRYPNIDVQPDHLYVDTGQVITAAGSAAGLDMLLHVVRRDHGARIGNLVAQRLVVAPHREGGQAQFLPRPMALGEQGRLSKLMDWLRSHPERSHTVASMAERAAMSPRTLQRQFQQATGLGAVEWLIRERVAIVKEMLEVPDVPLAQIAERAGFGSEESLRHHFRRLAATTPGAYRKRFVDVGLKS; encoded by the coding sequence ATGAAAAAACATCTCGTTGTCGCGCTGGCCTACGACCGGCTGTGCACTTTCGAGTTCGGCTGCACGGTCGAACTGTTCGCCCTGGAGCGTCCCGAGCTGGACGTCGACTGGTACGACTTCGCCGTCTGCGCCGTCGAGCCTGGGCCGATCCGCGCGGCCGGCGGCATCACCGTGCAGGCGCCGTACGCTCCCGAGTTGCTGGCGCTGGCCGACACCATCGTCATCCCCGGCTGGCGCGACGCCGACGAAGCGCCACCGCCCGCGCTGCTGGAGCTGATCCGCGCCGCGCATCGCCGTGGCGCGCGCCTGTGCTCGATCTGTTCCGGCGTCTTCGTGCTGGCCGCCGCCGGCGTGCTGGACGGCCAGCGCGCCACCACCCACTGGCGCTACGCCGACAAGCTGGCCAAGCGCTATCCGAACATCGACGTGCAGCCGGACCATTTGTACGTGGACACCGGCCAGGTCATCACCGCCGCCGGCTCGGCCGCCGGGCTGGACATGCTGCTGCACGTGGTGCGGCGCGACCATGGCGCCCGCATCGGCAATCTGGTGGCGCAGCGGCTGGTGGTGGCGCCGCACCGGGAAGGCGGGCAGGCACAGTTCCTGCCGCGGCCGATGGCGCTGGGCGAGCAGGGCAGGCTGTCGAAACTGATGGACTGGCTGCGCAGCCATCCGGAGCGGTCGCACACAGTCGCCAGCATGGCCGAGCGCGCAGCGATGAGCCCGCGCACCTTGCAGCGTCAGTTCCAGCAAGCAACGGGACTGGGCGCGGTCGAGTGGCTGATCCGCGAGCGGGTGGCGATCGTCAAGGAGATGCTCGAAGTGCCGGACGTGCCGCTGGCGCAGATCGCCGAGCGGGCCGGCTTCGGTTCCGAGGAATCGTTGCGGCATCATTTCCGGCGTCTCGCCGCGACCACGCCCGGCGCCTACCGGAAACGTTTCGTCGATGTAGGCTTGAAATCGTGA